ACGCCGCCGCCAGCCGGGCGTGGCCGGATTCGTCGCGGCGGGCGCGCAGCGCGGTGGCGTAGGCGGCCACCATCGTCGGCGTCACGTCGCCGGGTCCGGTGACGGCGCGCCGGCGCAGGAACCGCTCGTACGCGCGCAGGTCGCGCCGGTACGCGGCCAGCGTGTTCGGCCGCAGCCCCCGCTCGACGGCGAGGTAGCTGGCGTGCTCGGCCAGCGCGTCGGTCAGCGCGTCCGGGCCGGGCTCGTCGGCCACCGGCTCAGGCCCGCTCGGCGCGCTCGCGCTCGAGCCGCTGCCGGGTCAGCAGGAGCCCGACGATGCTCTTGGCGTCGGTGATCTCCCCCGCGGCGATGAGCGCGGGCACGTCGTCGATGCCGACCCGCTCGATGGTCATGGCCCGCTCCTCGGCGGTGACCGCGCCGCGCTCGGTGGCGGTGAGCTCGGTGGCGCGGTACACGTGGGTGTACTCGTCGCAGAACCCGGGCGAGTTGTAGAACGCGCCGAGCCAGTCGAGCCGGCCCGGACGCCGCCCGATCTCCTCCACCAGCTCGCGCGAGGCCGTCGTGGCCGGCTCCTCGCCCGGGACGTCGCGCTTGCCGGCGGGCACCTCGAGGAGGCTGCGGCCGGGGGCGGCGCGCCACTGCCGCACCATGAGGACGGCGTCGCCCTCCATCGGGACCACGGCCACCGCCCCGGGGTGTCGCACCACGTCCCGGGTGAACGACTCGCCGTCGGAGCCGACGACGCGCAGCTCGACGAGCTCGAGGAAGCCGGAGCGGCACCGCGCCGTCGTCTCGACGACGCGGAAGTCGGTCACGAGGCCGGGACGTCGGCCGTGACGATCGGGAGACGAGGCGCGCGGCCCTCGGCCCGCTCCGCCGCGGCCCGGACGAAGGCGGCGAACAGCGGGTGGGGGCGGTCGG
This genomic stretch from Acidimicrobiia bacterium harbors:
- a CDS encoding NUDIX hydrolase translates to MTDFRVVETTARCRSGFLELVELRVVGSDGESFTRDVVRHPGAVAVVPMEGDAVLMVRQWRAAPGRSLLEVPAGKRDVPGEEPATTASRELVEEIGRRPGRLDWLGAFYNSPGFCDEYTHVYRATELTATERGAVTAEERAMTIERVGIDDVPALIAAGEITDAKSIVGLLLTRQRLERERAERA